The Phycisphaerae bacterium DNA window TTTTGCGGGGTGTATAAAAATATTCCCAACTCCCCGAGTAGGACTCGAACCTACGACCTAGCGGTTAACAGCCGCTCGCTCTACCAATTGAGCTATCGGGGAATAGCTGCGAAAACAACGGATTTTCCAGATTTTAGCCGATTTGTCAAGCATAACTTACGGCTAAAGAAGCTAAAAGCTGGACAAACTATAAATTTTAAGATACTATGCCTCCTTTTTCAGCGGGAATATGTATTTTATAGGCTTTTCATAAATATAGTTGGATTGTTATAATATCGTCTTATGGCTATTGACAGGCTCGAATTAGAAGGTTTTACAGTAATAAAAAAGCTCGGTACGGGTGCCCGGACTACAATTTTTCTTGCGCGCGATGAGGAAACCGGCAGTACCGTTGCTCTTAAACGGGCTGTATGCGAAAAGCCGGAAGACACACGAATATTCGAACAGATGACAAATGAATATAAAGTCTCACAGGCTATCAATCATCCATACCTTCGTAAATGCAATAAGCTAATCAAAGTCCGCAAGGCTCTCAAAGTCAGAGAAGTATTTCTTTCGATGGATATGTTCGAAGGGGAGACTCTTGAAAAGACAAAGGCCCTGAGTCTCGGCGATGTGCTTCTTGTCTTCCGCATGGTTGCCGACGGTCTTAACGCGATGCATCAGCAGGGCTATATCCATTGCGATATCAAGCCGAATAATATTCTGATAAACGAATCAGGCGCCATCAGGATAATAGACCTCGGGCAGGGCTGCAAAATCGGTACAGTAAAACCGCGAATACAGGGTACGCCTGATTATATCGCGCCGG harbors:
- a CDS encoding serine/threonine-protein kinase, with the translated sequence MAIDRLELEGFTVIKKLGTGARTTIFLARDEETGSTVALKRAVCEKPEDTRIFEQMTNEYKVSQAINHPYLRKCNKLIKVRKALKVREVFLSMDMFEGETLEKTKALSLGDVLLVFRMVADGLNAMHQQGYIHCDIKPNNILINESGAIRIIDLGQGCKIGTVKPRIQGTPDYIAPEQVKRKHLNQRTDIFNLGATMYWALTGKNVPTMIPQSNDLSAMLGQRKFPTPSQVYRKIPIGVSNLVMDCVKEEPERRPGSMVDIISRLDLLIHSIFAKKMSAQ